In Candidatus Defluviibacterium haderslevense, the following are encoded in one genomic region:
- the thrS gene encoding threonine--tRNA ligase, which produces MINITFPDGRVQEYASGVSAFQIAQSISEGLARNVLSAKVNGEVIDASRPITQDSTLQLLTWNDLEGKATYWHSSAHLMAEALESLYPDTKFGIGPAIEHGFYYDIDTNGVALSSHELGQIEAKMIELARQNNVYTRREVSKIEAIAYFTEKNDPYKLELLQDLEDGKITFYTQGQFTDLCKGPHIPNTGFIKAAKLLNVAGAYWRGDESRPQMTRIYGITFPKAKELEDYLFMLEEAKKRDHRKLGVELELFMFSERVGAGLPIWLPKGTALRQRLEDFLKAEQLKRGYTPVITPHIGHKNLYITSGHWEKYGEDSFQPIRTPREGEEFLLKPMNCPHHCEIYGHKPRSYRDLPLRIAEFGTVYRYEQSGELHGLTRVRCFTQDDAHIFCTPDQVKGEFLNVLDLTMHVIKKLGFDHFTAQISLRDPLNKAKYIGSDENWEKAEQAIIDATKEVALTTTTVLGEAAFYGPKLDFMVKDALGRSWQLGTIQVDYNLPERFELEYIGADNSKHRPVMIHRAPFGSMERFIGVLTEHCAGKFPLWLTPDQFAILPISDKYIDYAKSVLDTLNQAGLRGYIDDRVESIGKKIRDNELKKIPFMLIVGEKEQNEKNISVRRQGSGDQGAEDIQQFISQLLEMM; this is translated from the coding sequence ATGATAAATATTACTTTTCCAGATGGTAGGGTTCAAGAATATGCCTCTGGAGTTAGCGCTTTTCAAATTGCGCAATCCATTAGTGAAGGATTGGCCCGCAACGTATTATCAGCCAAGGTTAATGGCGAAGTTATTGATGCATCGAGGCCTATCACTCAAGATTCCACCTTGCAGTTATTAACCTGGAATGATTTGGAAGGCAAAGCCACGTATTGGCATTCTTCAGCTCATCTTATGGCAGAGGCTTTAGAAAGTCTTTATCCTGATACCAAATTTGGAATTGGTCCAGCTATCGAGCATGGTTTTTATTATGATATTGACACGAATGGTGTTGCGCTCTCTTCCCACGAATTAGGGCAGATTGAAGCCAAAATGATAGAATTGGCGCGACAAAATAACGTTTATACGCGTCGGGAAGTCTCTAAAATAGAAGCAATTGCATATTTTACAGAAAAGAATGATCCCTATAAATTAGAATTATTACAAGATCTTGAAGATGGTAAAATTACCTTTTATACCCAAGGTCAATTCACAGATCTATGCAAAGGGCCTCATATTCCTAACACCGGTTTTATTAAAGCTGCAAAATTATTAAATGTGGCCGGCGCATATTGGCGCGGAGATGAATCCAGACCACAAATGACCCGAATTTATGGGATTACTTTTCCTAAAGCTAAAGAACTTGAGGATTACCTATTTATGCTTGAAGAAGCTAAAAAACGGGATCATAGGAAATTGGGTGTCGAATTAGAATTATTCATGTTTTCGGAACGCGTTGGGGCTGGATTACCTATTTGGTTACCAAAGGGAACGGCACTGCGCCAAAGACTTGAAGATTTTCTTAAAGCAGAGCAATTAAAGCGGGGATACACTCCGGTTATTACCCCACATATTGGACATAAAAATCTATACATAACAAGCGGACACTGGGAAAAATACGGTGAAGACTCTTTTCAGCCTATTCGTACACCTCGTGAAGGTGAAGAATTTCTCCTTAAACCTATGAATTGTCCGCATCATTGTGAAATCTACGGACATAAGCCAAGGTCTTATCGGGATTTACCATTAAGGATTGCAGAATTTGGAACCGTTTATCGATATGAACAAAGTGGTGAATTACATGGATTAACTCGAGTTCGGTGTTTTACTCAAGACGATGCGCATATATTCTGTACACCGGATCAGGTTAAAGGTGAGTTCTTGAATGTGTTAGATCTTACCATGCATGTTATTAAGAAATTGGGTTTTGATCATTTTACAGCCCAAATTTCCTTAAGAGATCCTCTGAACAAAGCTAAATATATTGGTTCTGATGAAAATTGGGAAAAGGCAGAGCAAGCTATTATTGATGCAACTAAAGAAGTAGCATTGACGACAACTACAGTTTTAGGTGAAGCAGCTTTTTATGGACCTAAACTGGACTTTATGGTAAAAGATGCACTGGGCCGAAGCTGGCAATTGGGTACGATTCAAGTTGACTATAATTTACCCGAACGATTTGAACTAGAGTATATCGGTGCAGATAATTCCAAGCACAGACCAGTTATGATACATAGAGCACCATTCGGTTCTATGGAGCGTTTCATAGGCGTGCTTACAGAGCACTGTGCAGGTAAATTTCCATTGTGGTTGACTCCTGATCAGTTTGCGATTTTGCCGATTAGTGATAAATATATAGACTATGCGAAATCCGTTTTGGACACTTTGAATCAAGCTGGATTAAGAGGATATATAGACGATCGTGTGGAATCTATTGGAAAGAAAATACGCGATAACGAATTAAAGAAAATACCTTTCATGCTCATCGTCGGAGAAAAGGAACAGAATGAAAAAAATATATCCGTTAGGCGACAAGGTTCCGGAGATCAGGGAGCTGAAGATATACAACAGTTTATTAGTCAATTATTAGAAATGATGTAA
- a CDS encoding DUF4918 family protein, giving the protein MDQDLYFQKILIYYRQIKDHIPNLPKGIAILNPYDAPEVQALMYSFYSKYYADDKIRKLIIGINPGRLGAGTTGIPFTDPVRLVKDCNIPCELKSYEPSSSFVYQMIQAFGGVASFYNTFLISSVSPIGFTKDGKNFNYYDDPQVFKILKPYIVHQMESLIQLPLDTDKIYCWGEGKNYKHISLLNKEFKWFKTIIPMAHPRYIMQYKQKQIEVYIDQYLEIFANKH; this is encoded by the coding sequence TTGGATCAAGACTTATATTTTCAAAAGATCTTAATTTATTATCGTCAAATCAAGGATCATATACCCAATTTACCTAAGGGAATAGCGATATTGAATCCTTATGATGCTCCGGAAGTCCAAGCTTTAATGTATTCATTCTACAGCAAATATTATGCTGATGATAAAATCAGAAAACTAATCATTGGAATTAATCCTGGACGTCTTGGAGCAGGAACTACGGGAATTCCATTTACTGATCCTGTAAGACTGGTAAAGGATTGTAACATCCCTTGTGAACTCAAAAGTTACGAACCATCTTCTTCCTTTGTGTATCAAATGATTCAGGCTTTTGGAGGGGTAGCGTCCTTTTACAATACATTTTTAATATCCTCGGTGTCACCCATAGGTTTTACAAAAGACGGCAAGAATTTCAACTATTATGACGACCCTCAAGTTTTTAAAATATTAAAACCCTATATCGTTCATCAAATGGAGTCTTTGATCCAATTACCTTTGGACACCGATAAGATCTACTGTTGGGGTGAAGGCAAAAACTACAAACATATATCACTATTAAACAAAGAATTCAAGTGGTTCAAAACCATAATCCCTATGGCACACCCCAGGTATATCATGCAATATAAACAGAAGCAAATTGAAGTTTATATAGATCAATATTTAGAAATATTTGCAAACAAGCATTAA
- a CDS encoding class I SAM-dependent methyltransferase: MQERHFNRKQYFDEQGITTAAYVIPYINDIKPITSTLKILEVGCGEGGNMKPFLDMGCEVYGIDILAHQIAIAEGFYADHINKKNLHLIASDIYKIDSTTLPLFDVIMLRDVIEHIPNQIQFLEFIKTFMAPRGIIFFGFPPWCMPFGGHQQVCKSKVTALMPYYHILPKFLYNGILKLFGELPETIIGLNEVKDTGLSIPAFHRMIKKLNYKIVKETHYLINPNYETKFKLKKRELPKLFQISYLSDFYTTAVYCIISL; encoded by the coding sequence ATGCAGGAAAGACATTTCAATCGTAAGCAATATTTTGATGAGCAAGGGATTACAACTGCAGCTTACGTTATACCCTATATTAATGACATTAAACCAATAACTTCAACATTAAAAATATTAGAAGTCGGTTGCGGAGAAGGCGGGAATATGAAACCTTTTTTGGACATGGGGTGTGAAGTTTATGGAATCGATATATTAGCACACCAAATTGCTATTGCAGAAGGTTTTTATGCAGATCATATAAATAAAAAAAACCTACATTTAATAGCAAGCGATATTTATAAAATTGATTCAACGACCTTGCCATTGTTTGATGTGATCATGCTGAGAGATGTAATTGAACACATTCCTAATCAAATACAATTTTTGGAATTCATTAAAACATTTATGGCTCCTCGTGGAATTATTTTTTTTGGTTTTCCACCTTGGTGTATGCCATTTGGTGGTCACCAACAAGTATGTAAATCTAAGGTCACTGCTTTAATGCCTTATTACCACATTTTGCCAAAGTTCTTATACAATGGCATCTTAAAATTATTTGGCGAACTTCCTGAAACAATTATTGGACTTAATGAAGTAAAAGATACAGGCCTAAGTATTCCAGCATTTCATAGGATGATTAAAAAATTAAATTATAAGATAGTCAAAGAGACGCACTATCTGATTAATCCAAATTATGAGACTAAGTTTAAACTTAAGAAAAGAGAATTGCCCAAGTTATTTCAAATATCATACCTAAGCGATTTTTATACTACTGCTGTATATTGTATTATTTCTTTATAA
- a CDS encoding dodecin domain-containing protein has translation MSVLKVIEVMASSSKSWEDATSKAVEKASKSVKNIRSAWVQDQSVSVEKGKIKEYRVTLKLSFEVV, from the coding sequence ATGAGTGTATTGAAAGTTATTGAAGTTATGGCGAGTTCTTCTAAAAGTTGGGAAGACGCTACAAGCAAAGCTGTTGAAAAAGCATCTAAATCCGTTAAAAATATAAGATCTGCCTGGGTTCAAGATCAAAGTGTATCTGTAGAAAAGGGTAAAATCAAGGAATACAGAGTTACTTTGAAACTCAGCTTTGAAGTAGTTTAG
- a CDS encoding S9 family peptidase — MKSLKSLPQGIKPPVCPTKEHHMIAHGDLRSDPYYWLNDFWLKGPDSDHVIEYLNQENAYLDTMMHHTQTLQRALYHELKSRIKDEDESVPMYKNGYFYYTRTVEGTDYFLYCRKKATLSAPEEILLDVNEMAKGFDYYSASGFSISPDNRFLLYAVDTVSRRQYDLYIKNLETGELLKDVIHNTEGYGVWANDNATFFYTSKHPVTLLSEEIKKHIIGTECDLDVIVYREMDQSNYISVERSKSGQYIFINSSSTLSSEVKYLSANDPQGTFILFQERMKEVLYDVYHQQDQFLMITNLQAQNFKLMSCPLIHTQVNNWTEVIPHRADVLIEGIDVFRNFWVLTERKNGLVQLHVRNLIDQQDYHIEFDETTYDAGTFANAEYDYSLLRFNYNSLITPATVYDYHMVTKEKTIMKQQEVIGGYDKTEYISERHFVKVTDGTLVPISLVYKKGFEKNGQAPCLLYAYGSYGLSVDATFNSNRLSLLNRGFVYAIAHIRGGQEMGRHWYESGKMHHKMNTFTDFNDCAEYLINQQYTSAPHLYANGGSAGGLLMGAIVNFRPDLYHGIIADVPFVDVLTTMSDPTIPLTTNEYDEWGNPANEKDYFYMKQYAPYDNLKVQDYPHMLVTTGLHDSQVQYFEPAKWVAKIRTLKTDQNVLLLKTNMEAGHGGKSGRYKYLEEIALKYAFYLMLEGMSE; from the coding sequence ATGAAATCATTGAAAAGTCTGCCCCAAGGAATTAAGCCTCCAGTTTGTCCCACCAAGGAACACCATATGATAGCGCATGGAGATTTGCGTTCAGATCCCTATTATTGGTTGAATGATTTCTGGCTAAAAGGTCCTGATAGTGATCATGTCATCGAATATTTAAATCAAGAAAATGCCTATTTGGATACGATGATGCATCATACCCAAACATTACAAAGAGCGTTATATCATGAACTCAAATCAAGAATTAAGGATGAAGATGAGAGTGTACCTATGTACAAAAACGGGTATTTCTACTACACACGTACAGTAGAAGGAACAGACTATTTTTTATATTGTCGTAAAAAAGCAACGCTGTCAGCTCCCGAGGAAATTCTCTTGGATGTCAATGAAATGGCCAAAGGTTTTGATTATTATTCTGCCAGTGGTTTTAGTATAAGTCCGGATAATCGTTTTTTACTTTATGCTGTTGACACAGTTTCTCGTAGACAATATGACCTTTACATTAAAAATCTGGAGACAGGAGAATTACTAAAGGATGTCATACACAATACCGAAGGTTATGGCGTATGGGCTAATGACAACGCAACATTTTTTTATACTTCAAAACATCCTGTTACGCTCTTATCCGAAGAAATAAAAAAACATATTATTGGTACTGAATGTGATCTGGATGTCATCGTATATCGAGAGATGGATCAAAGTAATTACATCAGTGTGGAGCGAAGTAAATCAGGTCAATATATTTTTATAAATTCTTCATCGACGCTTTCATCAGAAGTAAAATATTTATCAGCGAATGATCCACAGGGGACATTTATTTTATTTCAGGAAAGAATGAAAGAAGTCTTGTACGATGTGTATCACCAACAAGATCAATTTCTAATGATTACAAATCTGCAAGCACAGAACTTCAAACTCATGTCTTGTCCATTAATACATACCCAAGTGAATAACTGGACAGAAGTCATTCCGCATCGTGCTGATGTACTCATAGAAGGCATAGATGTGTTTCGAAACTTCTGGGTACTAACAGAAAGAAAAAATGGTTTGGTCCAACTTCATGTTCGCAATCTAATAGATCAACAAGATTACCATATTGAATTCGATGAAACCACTTATGATGCAGGAACATTTGCTAATGCTGAATATGATTATTCATTATTGAGATTTAATTATAACTCTTTGATCACACCAGCAACTGTATATGACTATCATATGGTAACGAAAGAAAAAACCATTATGAAACAGCAAGAAGTTATTGGTGGATATGATAAAACGGAATATATTTCTGAACGACATTTCGTAAAAGTAACTGATGGAACGCTAGTTCCCATTTCATTGGTCTACAAAAAAGGCTTCGAGAAAAACGGTCAAGCTCCTTGTCTGCTTTATGCTTACGGATCTTATGGATTAAGCGTTGATGCTACCTTTAATTCGAATAGATTAAGTCTACTGAATCGCGGATTTGTTTATGCCATTGCACACATACGCGGAGGACAGGAAATGGGTCGTCATTGGTATGAATCAGGAAAAATGCATCATAAAATGAATACGTTCACGGACTTCAATGATTGTGCTGAATACTTAATTAATCAACAATATACCTCCGCACCTCATCTGTATGCAAATGGTGGTAGTGCGGGAGGATTATTGATGGGCGCAATAGTCAATTTCCGCCCCGATTTATATCACGGCATTATTGCTGATGTCCCTTTTGTTGATGTGCTTACTACGATGAGCGATCCAACGATTCCATTGACCACTAATGAATATGATGAATGGGGCAATCCTGCGAATGAAAAAGATTATTTCTATATGAAGCAATATGCACCTTATGATAATCTAAAAGTACAGGATTATCCACATATGCTGGTCACAACTGGGCTTCATGACAGTCAGGTTCAATATTTCGAACCTGCCAAATGGGTCGCAAAAATTCGCACACTCAAGACAGATCAAAATGTGCTTTTACTAAAAACCAATATGGAAGCAGGACATGGCGGCAAATCAGGACGCTATAAATATCTTGAAGAAATTGCTTTGAAGTATGCTTTTTATTTGATGCTGGAAGGGATGTCTGAATAA
- a CDS encoding T9SS type A sorting domain-containing protein → MKNQVTLLLTCLMIFNMHQVYSQNDTLVAPADVVISHKFKVDLTQLKDPLDTTFGKIANSIAERKDIITRDFVCYNYCAYNPCTGYFERGQLNPTWDLACRYYNNLFDTARKNSVYKLIWGKDGYVINKNGNPPTITVLDNRILNKFTNNLHGPILRVIQILDHNNLTLKDTQTIWVVDCEYSSNSTGILECIDNVEISLDSNCMVTLTADMFLEGQTYGCWQQYIVEARYWTTTGSGGLIDRDTIKKGVQLGFGDLSKEFKFTVRDPITGNSCWSHGIIKDTIPPRIIFPDTISLIPDVGTCQGIWEVPIPKITDNCFQDIRYTLDINHGTILGDEFIGFKVINIPGGTNIAHIIATDLVGNKTIKKIIVNVKQILPMPICDTTVVSLNGTLTPGFNIAKIVADSIDKTVDSCHVQLWYKVIRLEALLGTKDGSHADQIISCDGLDTDDDSIRIGQQMYFDDFAIFCCNDIGKKIQIVLRAFNVNPGDGPIDPELMANPSSPLYGKFSDCITVVDVQDKSVPTLVAPPNMVVSSTFTLDINKLTQADDPTFGRIVTTLSARQRVFTIDYVCHRYCEPNNKTGYPGYVQTNQVPVPAPNQACIFYNQLFDTAHFNRKYELVWGFDGYALSSCEVKNINIVIKDLRINGLGEIQRLISVNGPNGSITNATQTIWVVDCDRLVETKDANKNYISIMTITPNPSNGDLNITVDPSIDKLLITSASGDIIRTIEIQDTKLLQINDINNGLYFIQAYGKGKFIGVDKMIVMVR, encoded by the coding sequence ATGAAAAATCAAGTCACTCTTTTACTTACTTGTCTGATGATATTCAACATGCATCAGGTCTATTCCCAAAATGACACGTTAGTCGCGCCTGCGGATGTCGTTATAAGTCATAAATTTAAAGTTGATTTAACTCAACTAAAAGACCCATTAGATACAACATTTGGAAAGATTGCAAACAGTATTGCTGAAAGAAAAGATATCATTACCAGAGACTTCGTCTGTTATAATTACTGTGCTTATAATCCCTGCACTGGATATTTTGAAAGAGGCCAACTTAATCCTACTTGGGATTTAGCTTGTAGGTATTATAATAATTTATTTGATACAGCTCGTAAAAATAGCGTTTATAAGTTAATTTGGGGTAAAGATGGATATGTAATAAATAAGAATGGTAATCCACCAACTATAACTGTATTAGATAACAGAATTCTAAATAAGTTTACAAATAATCTTCATGGACCCATTTTAAGGGTTATACAAATATTGGATCATAATAATCTCACGCTTAAAGATACCCAAACCATTTGGGTAGTGGATTGCGAATATAGTTCCAATTCAACAGGAATATTGGAATGCATTGATAACGTAGAGATTTCATTAGATTCAAATTGTATGGTAACGCTTACTGCTGATATGTTTCTTGAAGGACAAACTTATGGATGTTGGCAACAATATATTGTTGAAGCAAGATACTGGACGACAACTGGTTCAGGAGGACTGATTGATAGAGACACTATAAAAAAAGGTGTGCAACTAGGTTTTGGTGATTTATCCAAGGAATTTAAATTTACGGTTCGGGATCCAATAACCGGAAATTCATGTTGGAGTCATGGCATTATTAAGGATACTATTCCTCCTCGCATTATTTTTCCGGATACCATATCATTGATTCCGGATGTAGGTACATGCCAAGGTATATGGGAAGTTCCTATTCCTAAAATCACAGATAATTGTTTTCAAGATATTCGATATACCCTGGACATAAATCACGGCACTATTTTAGGTGATGAATTTATTGGTTTCAAAGTTATTAATATTCCCGGAGGCACAAATATCGCCCACATAATAGCCACGGACCTTGTCGGCAATAAAACCATTAAGAAAATTATTGTCAATGTAAAACAAATCCTTCCCATGCCAATTTGTGACACCACAGTAGTAAGTCTAAATGGTACACTGACTCCTGGGTTTAATATTGCAAAAATAGTTGCAGATTCAATAGATAAAACTGTTGATAGTTGCCATGTCCAATTATGGTACAAAGTAATTAGACTCGAAGCCTTATTGGGAACCAAAGATGGTAGTCATGCTGATCAAATTATAAGTTGTGATGGATTAGATACAGATGATGATAGCATTCGAATTGGGCAACAAATGTATTTTGATGACTTTGCAATTTTTTGTTGCAATGATATTGGTAAAAAAATTCAAATTGTACTTAGAGCATTTAACGTTAATCCGGGTGATGGACCTATTGATCCTGAACTAATGGCTAATCCTTCCAGTCCACTGTATGGAAAATTTAGCGATTGTATTACCGTCGTAGATGTCCAGGACAAATCTGTACCCACTTTAGTTGCTCCACCGAATATGGTTGTAAGCAGTACGTTTACGTTAGACATCAATAAATTAACGCAAGCCGATGATCCAACTTTTGGACGAATCGTAACTACCCTTTCTGCCAGACAAAGAGTATTTACAATAGACTATGTATGTCATCGGTACTGTGAACCAAATAATAAAACCGGTTATCCCGGATATGTACAAACGAATCAAGTGCCGGTACCTGCACCAAATCAAGCATGTATTTTTTACAATCAATTGTTTGACACGGCTCATTTCAATCGAAAGTACGAATTAGTTTGGGGTTTTGATGGATATGCATTATCCTCATGTGAAGTAAAAAATATTAACATTGTAATAAAAGATTTGCGAATCAATGGACTTGGTGAAATTCAACGCTTGATTTCAGTAAATGGTCCGAATGGTTCTATAACAAATGCCACTCAAACCATATGGGTTGTGGACTGTGATCGGTTAGTTGAAACGAAAGATGCCAATAAAAATTATATCTCCATCATGACCATAACACCAAATCCTTCAAATGGAGATTTAAATATAACTGTAGATCCATCCATCGATAAATTACTGATAACTTCAGCAAGTGGTGACATAATCAGAACCATTGAAATCCAGGACACCAAACTACTCCAAATAAACGATATCAATAATGGATTATATTTTATCCAAGCCTATGGAAAAGGGAAATTTATAGGTGTGGATAAAATGATCGTGATGGTGAGGTGA